One segment of Solanum stenotomum isolate F172 chromosome 1, ASM1918654v1, whole genome shotgun sequence DNA contains the following:
- the LOC125853758 gene encoding pentatricopeptide repeat-containing protein At5g03800 isoform X1, giving the protein MAAVFYSPNNAIPLSLLPPRPFNLHSLFTCTSSLTTTKKTKCKHKPSLFLQNPSKSHLVQPLLTPQQFKDSNVSVDSDTNCIDYANLLRISVRCGDVVLTKIIHSSLVKFEEEDVYLKNALIAAYIKLGCLNLAERVFDSLTSPDVVSYTAIISAFAKSNREREAFELFLEMRDLGIEPNEFTYVAILTACIRSLNLELGCQVHGLVIRLGYSSYIYVVNALMGLYSKCGLLEFVVLLFNAMPQRDIVSWNTVIACMVEQSMYDRAFEMYRELRRNECLIADHFTLSTLLAASSRCLAVREGQELHRYALKNGLHGNLSVNNALIGFYTKCGTLKNVVDVFERMPVKDVFSWTEMIVAYMEFGHVDLAMEIFNSMPERNSVSYNALLAGFSQNQEGFKALALFCRMLEGGMELTDFALTSVLNACGSMMERKISEQIHAFILKCGLKLNDHIETSLVDMCTRCGRMDDAEKIFHDLPLDHDNSIALTSMICAYARNGQPEEAISLFLVRHSEKSLVVDEVGLATILGVCGTLGILKLGEQIHCYAWKHGLMSDTGVGNAMISMYSKCGEMQSAVKTFEAMPTHDLVSWNGLLTCYVLHRQGDGALDTWAKMERLGVDPDSITCVLVISAYRHTSTNLVDCCQKFFSSMQSSYNVNPTSEHYAGFVGVLGYWGLLEEAEKIISAMPFEPKASVWHALLDGCRLHVNAIIGKRAMKNILSIVPQDPSTFILKSNLYSASGRWQCSELVRAEMREKGIRKIPGRSWIIFGDKVHSFFARDKLHSQSKDIYSGLQILILECLKAGYVPDTSLVLHEVEEHQKKDFLFYHSAKLSVTFGLLMTRPGKPVRVMKNVLLCGDCHTFFKYVSVVTKRDIHVRDASGFHHFVNGKCSCGDNWC; this is encoded by the coding sequence ATGGCTGCCGTTTTTTACAGCCCCAACAACGCTATCCCTTTATCCCTTCTCCCTCCTCGACCCTTTAACCTTCATTCACTTTTCACCTGCACTTCAAGCCTAACAACTACCAAAAAAACCAAATGTAAGCATAAACCCTCTTTGTTCCTTCAGAACCCTTCAAAATCTCATCTTGTGCAACCCCTTTTGACCCCTCAGCAATTTAAGGACTCTAATGTGTCAGTAGATTCTGACACTAATTGTATTGATTATGCCAATTTGCTTCGGATTTCTGTTAGGTGTGGTGATGTTGTGCTCACCAAGATAATTCATTCTTCACTTGTCAAGTTTGAAGAAGAGGatgtttatttgaaaaatgcTTTAATTGCAGCTTATATCAAATTGGGTTGCTTGAATCTTGCTGAGAGAGTTTTTGATTCGCTTACGAGCCCTGATGTTGTGTCATACACTGCAATTATATCAGCTTTTGCCAAGTCGAATCGTGAAAGAGAAGCCTTTGAGCTGTTTCTTGAAATGAGAGATTTAGGTATTGAACCAAATGAATTTACATATGTTGCTATTTTGACTGCTTGTATTCGTTCATTGAATCTTGAGTTGGGTTGTCAAGTACATGGTCTTGTTATAAGATTGGGTTATTCGAGTTATATTTATGTTGTCAATGCACTTATGGGGTTGTATAGTAAGTGTGGTTTGTTGGAGTTTGTTGTTCTCTTGTTTAATGCTATGCCGCAAAGGGACATTGTTTCGTGGAACACTGTGATTGCTTGTATGGTTGAACAGTCCATGTATGATAGAGCATTTGAAATGTATCGTGAGTTGCGGAGAAATGAATGCTTGATAGCTGATCATTTTACTCTTTCGACGCTTTTGGCTGCATCTTCTCGCTGTTTGGCAGTAAGAGAAGGCCAAGAGCTTCACAGGTATGCTCTTAAAAATGGATTACATGGTAATTTGAGTGTGAATAATGCACTTATAGGATTTTACACTAAGTGTGGAACCTTGAAGAATGTAGTGGATGTGTTTGAGAGGATGCCTGTGAAGGATGTCTTTAGTTGGACTGAAATGATTGTAGCTTATATGGAATTTGGACACGTTGATTTGGCGATGGAGATTTTTAACAGCATGCCTGAGAGAAATTCTGTTTCTTATAATGCTCTTTTGGCTGGATTTAGTCAAAATCAAGAAGGGTTTAAGGCACTGGCGTTGTTTTGTAGAATGTTGGAGGGAGGAATGGAGTTGACTGATTTTGCATTGACCAGTGTTCTTAATGCTTGTGGTTCAATGATGGAGAGGAAGATAAGCGAACAGATTCATGCGTTTATCCTCAAGTGTggtttaaaattaaatgatCATATTGAGACGTCATTGGTTGATATGTGCACGCGGTGTGGGAGAATGGATGATGCTGAAAAGATATTTCATGATCTGCCACTTGACCATGATAATTCAATTGCATTGACATCAATGATATGTGCATATGCTAGAAATGGACAACCAGAAGAAGCTATTTCTCTGTTCTTGGTAAGACATTCAGAAAAATCGCTAGTTGTTGATGAAGTTGGATTGGCCACTATTCTTGGTGTTTGTGGAACATTAGGGATTCTGAAGTTAGGGGAACAAATCCATTGCTATGCCTGGAAACATGGTTTAATGTCTGATACAGGTGTTGGGAATGCCATGATCAGCATGTACTCTAAGTGTGGTGAAATGCAAAGTGCAGTTAAGACCTTTGAGGCTATGCCTACACATGATTTAGTATCATGGAATGGTTTATTGACTTGCTATGTCCTTCATAGGCAGGGGGATGGGGCATTGGATACATGGGCGAAGATGGAGAGGTTAGGAGTAGACCCAGATTCTATCACTTGTGTCCTTGTGATATCAGCTTATAGACACACTTCCACAAATTTAGTTGATTGTTGCCAAAAGTTCTTTTCCTCTATGCAATCCTCATATAATGTAAACCCCACCTCAGAGCATTATGCAGGTTTTGTAGGTGTCTTAGGCTATTGGGGTCTGCTCGAAGAAGCAGAAAAGATAATTAGTGCAATGCCATTTGAACCAAAGGCTTCTGTTTGGCATGCTTTGCTTGATGGTTGTAGGTTACATGTGAATGCTATCATTGGAAAAAGGGCCATGAAGAATATACTTTCCATTGTCCCACAAGATCCTTCTACTTTTATACTAAAGTCAAATCTTTACTCAGCATCTGGAAGATGGCAGTGTTCGGAACTTGTTAGGGCAGAAATGAGGGAGAAGGGTATCCGAAAAATACCAGGACGCAGTTGGATCATATTCGGCGACAAGGTTCACTCCTTCTTTGCTAGAGATAAATTGCATTCACAGTCAAAAGACATATACAGTGGCTTACAAATACTTATTTTGGAGTGTCTGAAAGCTGGATATGTACCTGATACAAGTCTTGTGCTCCATGAAGTGGAGGAGCATCAAAAGAAAGACTTCTTGTTCTACCATAGTGCAAAACTATCTGTAACCTTTGGGCTTCTTATGACGAGACCTGGAAAACCTGTTCGCGTTATGAAGAATGTGCTTCTCTGTGGTGACTGCCATACATTCTTCAAATATGTTTCTGTTGTCACCAAGAGAGATATACACGTAAGAGACGCTTCAGGTTTTCATCATTTTGTAAATGGTAAATGCTCGTGCGGGGATAATTGGTGCTGA
- the LOC125853758 gene encoding pentatricopeptide repeat-containing protein At5g03800 isoform X2, translating to MPICFGFLLAYIKLGCLNLAERVFDSLTSPDVVSYTAIISAFAKSNREREAFELFLEMRDLGIEPNEFTYVAILTACIRSLNLELGCQVHGLVIRLGYSSYIYVVNALMGLYSKCGLLEFVVLLFNAMPQRDIVSWNTVIACMVEQSMYDRAFEMYRELRRNECLIADHFTLSTLLAASSRCLAVREGQELHRYALKNGLHGNLSVNNALIGFYTKCGTLKNVVDVFERMPVKDVFSWTEMIVAYMEFGHVDLAMEIFNSMPERNSVSYNALLAGFSQNQEGFKALALFCRMLEGGMELTDFALTSVLNACGSMMERKISEQIHAFILKCGLKLNDHIETSLVDMCTRCGRMDDAEKIFHDLPLDHDNSIALTSMICAYARNGQPEEAISLFLVRHSEKSLVVDEVGLATILGVCGTLGILKLGEQIHCYAWKHGLMSDTGVGNAMISMYSKCGEMQSAVKTFEAMPTHDLVSWNGLLTCYVLHRQGDGALDTWAKMERLGVDPDSITCVLVISAYRHTSTNLVDCCQKFFSSMQSSYNVNPTSEHYAGFVGVLGYWGLLEEAEKIISAMPFEPKASVWHALLDGCRLHVNAIIGKRAMKNILSIVPQDPSTFILKSNLYSASGRWQCSELVRAEMREKGIRKIPGRSWIIFGDKVHSFFARDKLHSQSKDIYSGLQILILECLKAGYVPDTSLVLHEVEEHQKKDFLFYHSAKLSVTFGLLMTRPGKPVRVMKNVLLCGDCHTFFKYVSVVTKRDIHVRDASGFHHFVNGKCSCGDNWC from the exons ATGCCAATTTGCTTCGGATTTCTGTTAG CTTATATCAAATTGGGTTGCTTGAATCTTGCTGAGAGAGTTTTTGATTCGCTTACGAGCCCTGATGTTGTGTCATACACTGCAATTATATCAGCTTTTGCCAAGTCGAATCGTGAAAGAGAAGCCTTTGAGCTGTTTCTTGAAATGAGAGATTTAGGTATTGAACCAAATGAATTTACATATGTTGCTATTTTGACTGCTTGTATTCGTTCATTGAATCTTGAGTTGGGTTGTCAAGTACATGGTCTTGTTATAAGATTGGGTTATTCGAGTTATATTTATGTTGTCAATGCACTTATGGGGTTGTATAGTAAGTGTGGTTTGTTGGAGTTTGTTGTTCTCTTGTTTAATGCTATGCCGCAAAGGGACATTGTTTCGTGGAACACTGTGATTGCTTGTATGGTTGAACAGTCCATGTATGATAGAGCATTTGAAATGTATCGTGAGTTGCGGAGAAATGAATGCTTGATAGCTGATCATTTTACTCTTTCGACGCTTTTGGCTGCATCTTCTCGCTGTTTGGCAGTAAGAGAAGGCCAAGAGCTTCACAGGTATGCTCTTAAAAATGGATTACATGGTAATTTGAGTGTGAATAATGCACTTATAGGATTTTACACTAAGTGTGGAACCTTGAAGAATGTAGTGGATGTGTTTGAGAGGATGCCTGTGAAGGATGTCTTTAGTTGGACTGAAATGATTGTAGCTTATATGGAATTTGGACACGTTGATTTGGCGATGGAGATTTTTAACAGCATGCCTGAGAGAAATTCTGTTTCTTATAATGCTCTTTTGGCTGGATTTAGTCAAAATCAAGAAGGGTTTAAGGCACTGGCGTTGTTTTGTAGAATGTTGGAGGGAGGAATGGAGTTGACTGATTTTGCATTGACCAGTGTTCTTAATGCTTGTGGTTCAATGATGGAGAGGAAGATAAGCGAACAGATTCATGCGTTTATCCTCAAGTGTggtttaaaattaaatgatCATATTGAGACGTCATTGGTTGATATGTGCACGCGGTGTGGGAGAATGGATGATGCTGAAAAGATATTTCATGATCTGCCACTTGACCATGATAATTCAATTGCATTGACATCAATGATATGTGCATATGCTAGAAATGGACAACCAGAAGAAGCTATTTCTCTGTTCTTGGTAAGACATTCAGAAAAATCGCTAGTTGTTGATGAAGTTGGATTGGCCACTATTCTTGGTGTTTGTGGAACATTAGGGATTCTGAAGTTAGGGGAACAAATCCATTGCTATGCCTGGAAACATGGTTTAATGTCTGATACAGGTGTTGGGAATGCCATGATCAGCATGTACTCTAAGTGTGGTGAAATGCAAAGTGCAGTTAAGACCTTTGAGGCTATGCCTACACATGATTTAGTATCATGGAATGGTTTATTGACTTGCTATGTCCTTCATAGGCAGGGGGATGGGGCATTGGATACATGGGCGAAGATGGAGAGGTTAGGAGTAGACCCAGATTCTATCACTTGTGTCCTTGTGATATCAGCTTATAGACACACTTCCACAAATTTAGTTGATTGTTGCCAAAAGTTCTTTTCCTCTATGCAATCCTCATATAATGTAAACCCCACCTCAGAGCATTATGCAGGTTTTGTAGGTGTCTTAGGCTATTGGGGTCTGCTCGAAGAAGCAGAAAAGATAATTAGTGCAATGCCATTTGAACCAAAGGCTTCTGTTTGGCATGCTTTGCTTGATGGTTGTAGGTTACATGTGAATGCTATCATTGGAAAAAGGGCCATGAAGAATATACTTTCCATTGTCCCACAAGATCCTTCTACTTTTATACTAAAGTCAAATCTTTACTCAGCATCTGGAAGATGGCAGTGTTCGGAACTTGTTAGGGCAGAAATGAGGGAGAAGGGTATCCGAAAAATACCAGGACGCAGTTGGATCATATTCGGCGACAAGGTTCACTCCTTCTTTGCTAGAGATAAATTGCATTCACAGTCAAAAGACATATACAGTGGCTTACAAATACTTATTTTGGAGTGTCTGAAAGCTGGATATGTACCTGATACAAGTCTTGTGCTCCATGAAGTGGAGGAGCATCAAAAGAAAGACTTCTTGTTCTACCATAGTGCAAAACTATCTGTAACCTTTGGGCTTCTTATGACGAGACCTGGAAAACCTGTTCGCGTTATGAAGAATGTGCTTCTCTGTGGTGACTGCCATACATTCTTCAAATATGTTTCTGTTGTCACCAAGAGAGATATACACGTAAGAGACGCTTCAGGTTTTCATCATTTTGTAAATGGTAAATGCTCGTGCGGGGATAATTGGTGCTGA
- the LOC125853761 gene encoding carboxylesterase 1-like: MSNQIASIDPNVDPYGYLGIIPNTDGSITRSQIPPRPFSTTIPDHDSSVFIQDLVINPVKDTWARIIIPREVLNSENKLPLVVYFHGGGFVMAITIDTPILQKFCATLAVEIPAILVSVDYRYTPENRLPAAYDDCVESLYWIKNTPNELLKKYADFSKCFLLGTSSGGNIAYHVGLRVAGVSEYLKPLEIKGLILYHSLFGGNERTKSELRLARDKMLPLNVSDIMWELGLPIGSNRDHPYCNSMVEIRSNENLFDQVKIQGWKILIIDCDGDPLIDRQIEFSKMLKAKGVQVVDCFSEGGFHGCEYFDGMKLKELTLVVKEFMRGN, encoded by the coding sequence ATGTCTAATCAAATTGCTTCAATTGATCCAAATGTCGATCCTTATGGATACTTGGGCATCATTCCCAACACTGATGGCTCTATCACACGTTCCCAAATTCCACCTCGTCCATTTTCCACCACTATTCCTGATCATGATTCCTCCGTCTTTATACAAGATCTCGTCATTAACCCCGTTAAAGACACATGGGCTCGTATTATCATTCCTCGTGAAGTACTAAACTCGGAAAATAAACTCCCTCTTGTAGTATATTTTCATGGTGGAGGATTTGTAATGGCAATTACTATAGACACACCAATTTTACAAAAATTTTGTGCAACACTTGCGGTTGAAATTCCAGCGATACTTGTATCGGTTGATTATCGATACACCCCCGAAAATCGACTCCCAGCAGCGTATGATGATTGTGTGGAATCGTTGTAttggatcaaaaatacccctaacgagttgttgaaaaaatatgCTGATTTTTCAAAGTGTTTTCTATTGGGCACTAGTTCTGGTGGCAACATAGCGTACCACGTAGGACTACGTGTAGCTGGAGTTAGTGAATACCTTAAGCCTTTAGAAATCAAAGGGTTGATTTTATATCATAGTCTTTTTGGTGGAAATGAAAGGACAAAATCGGAATTAAGATTAGCTCGCGATAAGATGTTGCCCCTTAATGTGAGTGATATTATGTGGGAGCTAGGGTTACCTATTGGTAGCAATCGCGATCATCCGTATTGTAATTCAATGGTGGAGATTCGATCAAATGAAAATTTGTTTGATCAAGTGAAAATACAAGGTTGGAAGATTCTGATAATTGACTGCGATGGTGATCCTTTGATCGATCGACAAATTGAGTTTTcaaagatgttgaaggcaaaagGTGTGCAAGTTGTGGATTGTTTTAGTGAAGGAGGGTTTCATGGTTGTGAGTATTTTGATGGCATGAAGTTGAAGGAATTGACCCTTGTTGTAAAGGAGTTTATGAGAGGTAATTAA